The following proteins come from a genomic window of Nicotiana tomentosiformis chromosome 12, ASM39032v3, whole genome shotgun sequence:
- the LOC104099405 gene encoding peptidyl-prolyl cis-trans isomerase FKBP13, chloroplastic, with the protein MNSVPFSIGTYIPTKHNNTLKSPLLCNKNSQTNDSISLSSSVNKLKEKSELPTLFRRRETLSTLGLSFATTVLEAFLLPQSNIEAVAEEEATANGCEFTVIPSGLSYCDKVVGYGPEAVKGQLIKAHYVGKLENGKVFDSSYNRGKPLTFRVGVGEVIKGWDQGILGGDGFPPMLTGGKRKLKIPPELGYGMRGAGCKGGTCIIPPNSVLLFDVEFVGKA; encoded by the exons ATGAATTCAGTTCCCTTTTCCATTGGAACATACATTCCCACAAAGCACAATAACACACTCAAATCCCCGTTACTCTGTAACAAAAATTCTCAAACAAACGACTCAATTTCACTATCTTCATCTGTGAATAAACTCAAAGAGAAAAGTGAATTGCCTACTTTATTCAGAAGAAGAGAAACACTTAGTACACTTGGGTTAAGTTTTGCTACAACTGTTCTTGAGGCCTTTTTGCTGCCACAGTCAAATATTGAAGCAGTTGCTGAAGAAGAAGCTACAGCTAATGGGTGTGAATTTACTGTTATTCCTTCTGGTCTGTCTTATTGTGATAAAGTTGTGGGTTATGGCCCTGAAGCTGTTAAAGGGCAGTTAATTAAG GCACATTATGTAGGTAAGCTGGAAAACGGGAAGGTCTTCGATAGCAGTTACAACCGTGGAAAGCCTCTTACATTTCGCGTTGGTGTTGGCGAG GTTATTAAAGGTTGGGATCAGGGAATTCTAGGAGGTGATGGTTTTCCCCCAATGTTAACTG GAGGAAAGCGTAAACTGAAGATTCCTCCAGAACTTGGATATGGAATGAGAGGAGCTGGCTGTAAAGGAG GTACATGCATTATTCCTCCAAATTCAGTTCTATTGTTCGACGTAGAGTTTGTTGGCAAGGCTTAG
- the LOC104099371 gene encoding putative late blight resistance protein homolog R1B-16 has protein sequence MDIVESSYQHLPIHLQKCFLYFASFLEDQKVPVQKLIRLWIAENFIEASITSKSLEMIAMDYLTDLIRSNLVMVAKINSLGEIKAVHIHDLIHEFSLVQAKKDNFLPRINEVGEFYSSRGSWLRRIGLGIFPSSENHCKRVNVLAPCQVLLGDKFSFGRNINTLRFLPSVNSPFVDYDLSKSRKHLRVLDFGSVKLCRTSIDALQYLIHLKYLELQLYLYFDHIPNSICNLKELETFIVTGICCQACNPKTIWGMISLRHLHINDLYIDLSENQLEDLDNLQTCSGMVIYPGGVGDLQYFMKRFPNLEKLSCQLYGSGTPSGNFFPAFETLSQLKSLKIGVSGAVVDPYGFEDFTYPSNLKKLTLVYLRLPWSKLSTIGRLSNLEVLKLEESSFIGRKWDVNDGEFPSLKVLKLKKLGFSEWTASDDSYPNLQKVMVHSCWSLEEIPECFGSNCTLQLIELRSCGDNVVNSALKVKEMQIEEMGNSEFKVIISK, from the exons ATGGATATAGTTGAATCAAGTTACCAACACTTACCTATTCATTTGCAAAAATGCTTTCTCTACTTTGCTTCATTTCTAGAGGACCAGAAAGTTCCTGTTCAAAAACTGATACGACTGTGGATAGCTGAAAATTTTATTGAAGCCAGTATTACATCAAAGAGCTTAGAGATGATTGCAATGGATTACTTGACGGATTTAATTAGGAGCAACCTAGTGATGGTGGCTAAAATAAATTCCTTAGGGGAGATCAAAGCTGTCCATATTCATGATTTAATACACGAATTTAGCTTGGTGCAAGCTAAAAAGGACAACTTTTTGCCGAGGATAAATGA AGTAGGTGAATTTTATTCTTCTCGCGGAAGTTGGCTGAGGAGAATTGG ACTTGGTATATTTCCATCTTCTGAGAATCATTGTAAACGTGTGAATGTTTTAGCACCTTGTCAAGTGCTTCTTGGAGATAAATTTAGCTTTGGACGAAATATCAACACCTTACGATTCCTTCCCAGTGTAAATTCTCCTTTTGTTGATTATGATTTGAGTAAATCCCGGAAACATCTCAGAGTATTAGATTTTGGTTCCGTAAAGCTGTGTAGGACAAGTATAGATGCATTACAATATCTAATTCATTTGAAGTATTTGGAGCTGCAGTTGTACTTGTACTTTGATCACATTCCAAATTCAATATGCAACCTGAAGGAGCTAGAGACGTTTATAGTGACAGGAATCTGTTGTCAAGCCTGCAATCCAAAAACCATTTGGGGCATGATAAGCTTGAGGCATCTGCATATAAATGATCTTTATATAGATCTGTCCGAAAACCAATTAGAGGATCTTGACAATTTACAAACCTGTTCTGGTATGGTTATTTATCCTGGGGGGGTGGGGGATCTCCAGTATTTTATGAAAAGATTTCCCAATCTTGAAAAGCTTAGTTGTCAATTGTATGGTTCAGGAACCCCTTCTGGCAATTTCTTTCCTGCTTTTGAAACTCTCAGTCAGCTCAAATCTCTCAAGATCGGTGTCTCGGGGGCGGTGGTAGATCCCTATGGTTTTGAGGACTTCACATACCCCTCAAACCTCAAGAAATTAACTCTAGTATATCTTAGGCTCCCCTGGAGTAAACTTTCAACCATTGGCAGACTGTCCAACCTTGAAGTTCTGAAATTAGAAGAAAGTTCTTTCATCGGGAGAAAATGGGACGTTAACGATGGGGAGTTTCCTAGCCTTAAAGTTTTGAAATTAAAGAAACTAGGATTCTCAGAATGGACTGCCTCCGATGACTCGTATCCTAACCTTCAGAAAGTAATGGTGCATAGTTGTTGGAGCCTAGAGGAAATCCCTGAATGTTTCGGAAGCAATTGTACACTGCAACTGATTGAGCTTAGATCATGCGGAGACAATGTTGTAAATTCTGCTTTGAAAGTTAAGGAAATGCAAATTGAGGAGATGGGAAATTCTGAATTCAAGGTCATTATTTCTAAGTGA
- the LOC104099383 gene encoding putative late blight resistance protein homolog R1B-12 isoform X2: MKEHQVTKVKEAMIGFERETEMLMEKLVTGPRQLDVISIFGMPGLGKTTLVKRLYDHEAISNRFDIRLWCCSSQSYDKRSLLFELLNHIFKLDTSTKEKSDDELAEKLYRYLKGKRYLIVVDDVWNDEAWDDIKRPFPDDDKGSRIILTTRLESIATYAMISSSPHFLRLFTEEESWMLLKEKVFKEDNYCPQELEEIGKKIARKCGGLPLAIILIAGLLANNDKEVIYWQEISENLKSKIKGCMDIVESSYQHLPIHLQKCFLYFASFLEDQKVPVQKLIRLWIAENFVEASSTSKSIEMVAMDYLMDLISSNLVMVAKINSLGELKVVHIHDLVHEFSLVKAKNENFLLRINGVGELYSSRRSWLRRIGLDNRFLSL, encoded by the exons ATG AAAGAACATCAGGTCACTAAAGTAAAGGAAGCGATGATTGGCTTTGAGAGAGAGACTGAGATGCTGATGGAGAAACTGGTGACAGGGCCTCGGCAATTAGATGTGATCTCAATTTTTGGAATGCCAGGACTTGGAAAAACAACTTTGGTTAAAAGATTGTATGATCATGAAGCAATTTCCAATCGCTTCGATATTCGCTTGTGGTGTTGTTCTTCTCAATCTTATGATAAGAGATCTCTCTTATTCGAATTATTGAATCACATTTTTAAGCTTGATACAAGCACCAAAGAAAAGAGCGATGATGAGCTAGCTGAGAAGCTATACAGATATTTGAAGGGAAAGAGGTACCTTATTGTTGTAGATGATGTGTGGAATGATGAGGCATGGGATGATATAAAGAGACCATTTCCAGATGATGATAAAGGAAGTAGAATTATTTTGACGACCAGACTTGAATCAATCGCCACATATGCCATGATCTCTTCGAGTCCTCATTTCCTTCGTTTATTCACAGAAGAAGAAAGTTGGATGCTACTGAAGGAGAAAGTATTCAAAGAAGACAATTATTGTCCACAAGAACTTGAGGAGATCGGTAAGAAAATAGCAAGAAAGTGTGGAGGATTACCCCTTGCCATTATACTAATAGCAGGTCTTCTTGCAAATAATGATAAGGAAGTAATTTACTGGCAAGAAATAAGTGAAAATTTGAAGTCAAAAATAAAAGGTTGCATGGATATAGTTGAATCGAGTTACCAACACTTACCCATTCATTTGCAGAAATGCTTTCTCTACTTTGCTTCATTTTTAGAAGACCAGAAAGTTCCTGTTCAAAAACTGATACGACTATGGATCGCAGAAAATTTTGTTGAAGCTAGTAGTACATCGAAGAGCATAGAAATGGTTGCCATGGATTACTTGATGGATTTAATTAGCAGCAACCTTGTAATGGTGGCCAAAATAAATTCCTTAGGGGAGCTTAAAGTCGTCCATATTCATGATTTAGTACATGAATTTAGTTTGGTAAAAGCTAAAAACGAGAACTTTTTGCTGCGGATAAATGG AGTAGGTGAACTTTATTCTTCTCGCAGAAGTTGGCTGAGGAGAATTGG GCTTGACAACAGATTCCTGTCACTATAA
- the LOC104099383 gene encoding putative late blight resistance protein homolog R1A-10 isoform X1, whose product MKEHQVTKVKEAMIGFERETEMLMEKLVTGPRQLDVISIFGMPGLGKTTLVKRLYDHEAISNRFDIRLWCCSSQSYDKRSLLFELLNHIFKLDTSTKEKSDDELAEKLYRYLKGKRYLIVVDDVWNDEAWDDIKRPFPDDDKGSRIILTTRLESIATYAMISSSPHFLRLFTEEESWMLLKEKVFKEDNYCPQELEEIGKKIARKCGGLPLAIILIAGLLANNDKEVIYWQEISENLKSKIKGCMDIVESSYQHLPIHLQKCFLYFASFLEDQKVPVQKLIRLWIAENFVEASSTSKSIEMVAMDYLMDLISSNLVMVAKINSLGELKVVHIHDLVHEFSLVKAKNENFLLRINGVGELYSSRRSWLRRIGLVIFPNSGIRCKRVNILTPSQALLGEKFRFGRNINTLRFLPSVYSPIVDYDLTWKHLGVLDLSSVRLRQTLVDALQHLIHLKYLELQLYFHNIADSICNLKKLETFIVTGYHSQTCIPITIWSMTSLRHLHITPLYTYQPLHNLDNLQTCSDLLIFPGMYYQNFMKRFPNLEKLSCQLYGSGNPSSNFFPAFDSLSQLKSLKIGVSGELVDPYGFEDFTYPSNLKKLTLACLELPWSRILTISRLSNLEVLKLEGNAFRGRQWDVKDRDFPNLKVLKLKDLRISEWTASDDSYPSLQKVLVQWCWNLEEIPENFGSKCTMQIIEVRSCRYSVVNAALKIKETQIEEMGNSQFKVIICK is encoded by the exons ATG AAAGAACATCAGGTCACTAAAGTAAAGGAAGCGATGATTGGCTTTGAGAGAGAGACTGAGATGCTGATGGAGAAACTGGTGACAGGGCCTCGGCAATTAGATGTGATCTCAATTTTTGGAATGCCAGGACTTGGAAAAACAACTTTGGTTAAAAGATTGTATGATCATGAAGCAATTTCCAATCGCTTCGATATTCGCTTGTGGTGTTGTTCTTCTCAATCTTATGATAAGAGATCTCTCTTATTCGAATTATTGAATCACATTTTTAAGCTTGATACAAGCACCAAAGAAAAGAGCGATGATGAGCTAGCTGAGAAGCTATACAGATATTTGAAGGGAAAGAGGTACCTTATTGTTGTAGATGATGTGTGGAATGATGAGGCATGGGATGATATAAAGAGACCATTTCCAGATGATGATAAAGGAAGTAGAATTATTTTGACGACCAGACTTGAATCAATCGCCACATATGCCATGATCTCTTCGAGTCCTCATTTCCTTCGTTTATTCACAGAAGAAGAAAGTTGGATGCTACTGAAGGAGAAAGTATTCAAAGAAGACAATTATTGTCCACAAGAACTTGAGGAGATCGGTAAGAAAATAGCAAGAAAGTGTGGAGGATTACCCCTTGCCATTATACTAATAGCAGGTCTTCTTGCAAATAATGATAAGGAAGTAATTTACTGGCAAGAAATAAGTGAAAATTTGAAGTCAAAAATAAAAGGTTGCATGGATATAGTTGAATCGAGTTACCAACACTTACCCATTCATTTGCAGAAATGCTTTCTCTACTTTGCTTCATTTTTAGAAGACCAGAAAGTTCCTGTTCAAAAACTGATACGACTATGGATCGCAGAAAATTTTGTTGAAGCTAGTAGTACATCGAAGAGCATAGAAATGGTTGCCATGGATTACTTGATGGATTTAATTAGCAGCAACCTTGTAATGGTGGCCAAAATAAATTCCTTAGGGGAGCTTAAAGTCGTCCATATTCATGATTTAGTACATGAATTTAGTTTGGTAAAAGCTAAAAACGAGAACTTTTTGCTGCGGATAAATGG AGTAGGTGAACTTTATTCTTCTCGCAGAAGTTGGCTGAGGAGAATTGG TCTTGTTATATTTCCAAATTCTGGGATTCGTTGTAAACGTGTGAATATTTTAACACCTTCTCAAGCGCTTCTTGgagaaaaatttagatttggacGAAATATCAACACCTTACGGTTCCTTCCTAGTGTATATTCTCCTATTGTTGATTATGATTTGACTTGGAAACATCTAGGAGTATTAGATTTGAGTTCCGTAAGGCTACGCCAGACACTTGTAGATGCTTTACAACATCTGATTCATTTGAAGTATTTGGAGTTGCAGTTGTATTTTCATAACATTGCAGATTCAATATGCAACCTGAAGAAGCTAGAGACATTTATAGTGACTGGATACCATAGTCAAACCTGCATTCCCATTACCATTTGGAGTATGACAAGCTTGAGACATCTGCATATAACTCCTCTATATACCTATCAACCGTTACACAATCTTGACAACTTACAAACATGTTCCGATCTGCTTATTTTTCCTGGGATGTATTACCAGAATTTTATGAAAAGATTTCCCAATCTTGAAAAGCTCAGTTGTCAATTATATGGCTCAGGAAATCCGTCTAGCAATTTCTTTCCTGCTTTTGACTCTCTCAGTCAATTGAAATCTCTCAAGATTGGTGTCTCTGGGGAATTGGTAGATCCCTATGGTTTTGAAGACTTTACATATCCGTCAAACCTCAAGAAATTAACTTTAGCATGTCTTGAACTTCCCTGGAGTAGAATCTTAACCATCAGCAGATTATCCAACCTTGAAGTTCTGAAACTCGAAGGAAATGCCTTCAGAGGGAGACAATGGGACGTTAAGGATAGGGATTTTCCTAACCTTAAAGTTTTGAAATTAAAGGATCTACGAATCTCAGAATGGACTGCCTCTGATGACTCATATCCTAGCCTACAGAAAGTACTTGTACAATGGTGTTGGAACTTAGAGGAAATCCCTGAGAATTTTGGAAGCAAGTGTACGATGCAAATTATTGAGGTAAGATCATGTCGCTACTCTGTTGTAAATGCTGCCCTCAAAATTAAGGAAACACAAATTGAGGAGATGGGGAATTCTCAATTCAAGGTCATTATTTGTAAGTGA